One stretch of Chitinophagales bacterium DNA includes these proteins:
- the ligD gene encoding DNA ligase D gives MSLTEYKKKRSFSKTPEPSGAKEPASNNELIFVIQKHQASHLHYDFRLEIKGVLKSWAVPKGPSINPADKRLAMLVEDHPFDYKDFEGIIPKGNYGAGTVIVWDHGTYEPAEKSSTKAEKEKILMKGFFGGSLAINMKGKKLKGEFVLVKAPQRGERSWLLIKKKDKFSAETDITKKEESVISHKTLNEVAADKKAKQWISNRASAGTLKENESGVNQPNVPLEKNTDLEEIVRSILFSLEKKKKSSMPVDIKPMLATLVDQPFDDPDWIFEVKWDGYRALAYLNNGKAELRSRNNHSFNDKFYPVYNAMKTWSIKAVIDGEIAVINEKGLAEFQLLQNWTTDKNGELIYYAFDILWLNGIDLMSLPLTERRNILSQIMPEHHSIRLSENFETSGTEFFAAAEKLGIEGIIAKKADSEYVPNNRTKNWLKIKSGKRHEAIIAGYTRNEDTTKQFSALILAVHENGELKFIGQAGTGYTEKMRTEILKKLKPLETEICPFRTVPEVNRPSKFRPNPPEAEITWVKPEVVCEVRYQELTLEGVMRHPSFQGLRIDKKAREVVDEQPVHTTNLVNASKPSKQKRIVEPGNRKKYNLLNDTDESQLLTINGHELKFSNLGKMFWPKEKVTKRDMLNYYYKVLPYMLPYMKDRPQSLNRHPNGIEGPSFYQKNVAGKVDDWIVTHQYKNTSQDGTKTFLVCSDEASLLYIANLGCIEMNPWHSRTISPDNPDWCVIDLDPDINTFEEVIEAANVVKKVLDALGVPSFPKTSGSTGIHIYIPLGALYTYEQSKQLAELIVTFVHEEITGFTSLERTPSKRKGKIYLDFLQNRAIQTIAAPYSLRPKPGATVSTPLNWEEIKPGLKIQDFTIFNTMDRIKNTGDLFKGVFGEGIDIAKVLEKMKSL, from the coding sequence GGGCGGTACCAAAAGGTCCTTCCATAAACCCTGCTGATAAACGTCTTGCAATGCTTGTGGAAGATCATCCTTTTGATTATAAGGATTTTGAGGGTATAATTCCCAAAGGAAATTATGGTGCAGGAACTGTAATTGTTTGGGATCATGGAACGTATGAGCCAGCAGAAAAATCAAGTACCAAAGCTGAGAAGGAAAAAATTTTAATGAAAGGGTTTTTTGGTGGTTCGCTGGCAATTAATATGAAAGGCAAGAAACTGAAGGGTGAGTTTGTGCTTGTGAAAGCTCCCCAGCGTGGAGAAAGATCATGGCTTTTGATAAAGAAAAAAGACAAGTTTTCCGCAGAAACCGATATTACTAAGAAGGAAGAATCGGTTATCTCGCATAAAACTCTTAATGAGGTTGCAGCAGATAAAAAAGCTAAACAATGGATCAGTAACCGTGCCTCCGCCGGCACATTGAAGGAAAATGAATCAGGAGTAAATCAACCCAATGTCCCGTTAGAAAAAAATACTGATTTGGAAGAAATAGTCCGAAGCATTCTTTTTTCATTAGAAAAGAAGAAAAAATCATCAATGCCTGTGGATATCAAACCAATGCTGGCTACCCTGGTTGATCAGCCTTTTGATGACCCGGATTGGATATTTGAAGTTAAATGGGATGGTTATCGTGCCCTTGCCTATTTGAATAATGGAAAAGCAGAGCTGAGGTCGAGAAACAACCATTCATTCAACGATAAGTTTTACCCCGTTTATAATGCCATGAAAACATGGTCTATTAAAGCGGTAATTGACGGGGAAATTGCTGTGATCAATGAAAAAGGCCTTGCAGAATTTCAATTGTTGCAAAACTGGACAACGGATAAAAATGGGGAGCTTATTTATTATGCATTTGATATATTATGGCTGAATGGCATTGACTTAATGAGCTTGCCTTTAACGGAACGGCGGAATATCCTAAGTCAGATAATGCCAGAACATCATTCTATCCGCTTAAGCGAAAATTTTGAAACGAGCGGTACAGAATTTTTTGCCGCCGCTGAAAAACTTGGAATCGAAGGAATTATCGCTAAAAAAGCAGACAGTGAATATGTACCAAATAATCGTACTAAAAATTGGCTGAAAATAAAATCAGGAAAACGCCATGAGGCAATTATCGCAGGCTATACCCGTAATGAGGATACCACTAAGCAATTCAGTGCCCTTATTCTTGCGGTCCATGAAAATGGTGAATTAAAATTTATAGGGCAGGCTGGCACGGGCTATACTGAAAAGATGAGAACGGAAATATTAAAAAAGCTTAAGCCTTTGGAAACTGAAATATGTCCGTTCAGGACGGTGCCTGAAGTTAACAGACCCTCTAAGTTTCGCCCGAATCCACCTGAAGCAGAAATTACCTGGGTAAAACCTGAAGTGGTTTGTGAGGTGCGTTACCAGGAACTTACACTGGAAGGGGTTATGAGGCATCCCTCTTTCCAGGGCTTAAGGATAGATAAAAAGGCTAGGGAGGTAGTGGATGAACAACCTGTTCACACCACTAATCTAGTAAATGCATCAAAACCTTCAAAACAAAAAAGAATTGTTGAACCCGGAAACAGGAAAAAATATAATCTTTTAAATGATACGGACGAATCACAGTTACTAACTATAAATGGTCACGAGCTTAAGTTTAGTAATCTGGGCAAGATGTTTTGGCCAAAAGAAAAAGTTACGAAGCGTGACATGCTGAACTATTACTATAAAGTCTTGCCATATATGCTTCCCTATATGAAAGACAGGCCACAGTCTTTAAACCGTCATCCGAACGGAATCGAAGGCCCTAGTTTTTATCAGAAAAATGTGGCTGGTAAAGTGGACGACTGGATCGTTACCCATCAGTATAAAAATACATCGCAGGACGGGACCAAAACATTTTTAGTCTGCAGCGATGAGGCCTCATTGCTTTATATTGCTAACCTGGGCTGTATTGAAATGAACCCCTGGCATAGCCGTACAATTTCCCCCGACAATCCTGACTGGTGCGTAATTGATTTAGACCCGGATATCAACACTTTCGAAGAAGTAATTGAAGCAGCAAATGTGGTAAAAAAAGTGCTTGATGCTTTGGGAGTGCCGTCTTTTCCTAAAACTTCCGGATCCACCGGCATTCACATTTATATTCCGTTAGGTGCGCTTTATACATACGAGCAGTCAAAACAGCTGGCGGAGCTTATTGTAACATTTGTACATGAAGAAATTACCGGTTTTACCAGCCTGGAAAGAACACCTTCTAAAAGAAAGGGAAAAATTTATCTTGATTTTCTGCAAAATCGGGCTATTCAAACTATTGCAGCTCCCTATTCGCTCAGGCCTAAACCGGGCGCAACTGTATCTACTCCATTAAACTGGGAAGAAATTAAGCCCGGATTGAAAATACAAGACTTTACGATATTCAATACTATGGATAGAATAAAAAACACAGGAGACCTGTTTAAAGGAGTGTTTGGTGAAGGGATTGACATAGCAAAAGTTCTTGAAAAAATGAAATCTCTTTAG